The window AATATTGTCTCTACGGATACGCGCAGGCTCGCGCTATCCTCGGCGGCGGTGGCCGACGGGGCCGAAGCGGCGACGGCGCTGCTGCCGATGAAGGGGGTAAAGGAGCTTCAGCGGATACTTGGCTCGCTGAACCCGGAAACGGAGGTAAAGGTGCTCTTTGACAGCGCGCAGTTCTACTTCAAGACAGACACGCTCGAATTCACCGTCCGCCGCGTGGAGTCAAAGTTTCCGCCCTATGAAAAAATACTGCCGAAGAACAGCACCCTCAGCGTCGTTACCGACAGAGGCGCTCTCATCTCCGCCCTTGAACGCGTGGATGTCATCGTTCGGGACTTCAACCGCATGGTAGTTCTGGACATCATCCCCGGCTCGGAGATGGTACTGCGCGGCAAGGCTCCGGATTTCGGACAGGCCAAGGAAGAGATCGGCGCGGAGGCGGAGGGCGAAAAGCTGAGGATCGCCGTCAATTCCAAGTTTTTCTTGGAGGCTCTAAAGGTGATGAGAGATCCCGAGGTAAAGCTTTCTTTCAACGGCCAGGCCGGCCATATGGCGGTAAAACGCAGTGACAGCGACGATTTCTTATGTCTCATCGCGCCGATCAACCTCTCTGAGGATGAACTCAGGATGTTTGATACGGAGCAAAACGGAGCGGATGGGATTTAGCCGGGTTCGGTTCAATAATTTTAAAAATCTTGAGCCCCGGGAGATGAGATGGTCCCCGGGGCTGAATTTGCTTACCGGCGAGAACGGCGCGGGAAAGACAAACATCCTTGAGGGGATAAATATCGTCTCCGGGTGGGGTCCGCTTGAGCGCGGCGCGAAAACTCTCTCGATGCCTACCTGGGGCAGCGGTTCTTCCGAGGTGCAGCTGACCGGAGAGCTTGAATCCGGCGGGATAATACGCGTGAAAATATCGCGCCGCTATATGCTGAGGCTGGATGATAAATCAGTTACCGCCGCGGATCTGCGCTGGAACATACCGGTGCTTACCTTCCTTCCCGACGACATGTCTATCGTGGAGGGCTCTTCAGCCTTCCGCCGGAGGCTGCTTGATATGCTGCTGGCGCTGATAGTTCCCTCTTACGCGATGCGTCTTGCCGAGTACAGGCGCGGCGTCCGCCAGAAGGCGGTATTTCTTAAACGCGGGATGCCTGCGATGATCGCCGACCGGGCGCTGCTGCCGCTTGCCGCCTGGATATGGCGGATGCGGATAGAGGGGGTAAAGCTGCTCTCCTCATGCCTTGAGGGAATGTCGGAGCTCACGCCGGTGAAGATCACGCTCTCGCTGAAGAGAGGCGGAGCCGGTTTTGACGACGACTGCGAGAACGATTACGCGAAGGCGGTCATCGCAAACCGCGGCCGCGAGGCGGCGGTGAAATTCCCCGTAGTTGGACCGCACCGCGACGATATTATCATCATGGCCGGCGAAAGGTTGGCCTCCGAGGCTTTGAGCCGCGGACTGCGCCGGCGTACGGCGATTGCGATGATGCTGGCCGCCGCTGACGGCGTGAAGAGAAAGATCGGCCGCGACCCTGTCCTCCTGCTCGACGAGGTGACCGCGGAGCTTGATTCCTCCGGGCGGACGCTGCTCTTTGAGTCGTTGCTCTCGCGGGAGACGCAGGTATTCGCGGCGACGGCTGAGCCCTTCGTCGAAAAATTTCCCGGGCTCATCCACAGGGTATCAGAGGGAAGAGTGACGGAGAGCTACGAGAATTAAGGGTAATATTTTTTAATCATGAAAGGCGTAAAATGTTGATAAACGACAGATATGACGTAATCACTATCGGGGCCGGACATGCCGGATGCGAGGCGGCGCTCGCCGCGGCAAGGATGGGGGCGCGCACGCTCATGATCTGCCTCTACCTCGACAGTATCGCGATGATGCCCTGCAACCCCTCGATCGGCGGCCCGGCAAAGGGGCATATGGTGCGGGAGATCGACGCCCTCGGAGGCGAATGCGCCTCGGCGGCGGACAGCGCCACACGCCATCTGCGCTGGCTTAACACCTCCAAGGGGGAGGCGGTGCGCACGCTGCGCGCGCAGTGCAGTCCGCGGCGCTACAGCGACCACTACCGCACGGCGCTTCTGACGGAA is drawn from Cloacibacillus porcorum and contains these coding sequences:
- the dnaN gene encoding DNA polymerase III subunit beta, which translates into the protein MKLTINKKQFLASWGLAERSTSASGSVSILSSILVKADFESVLLQATDIKTSIICFASGITVTEPGEAVFPIKMVSDLFKKAPGEEFTIEVNEGKVILRAGRSKYNFSSYPVREFPVLPSSDSADLFCRISAAELAKVIEEGTLAASTGEEFPLYLSSANLQITQNMLNIVSTDTRRLALSSAAVADGAEAATALLPMKGVKELQRILGSLNPETEVKVLFDSAQFYFKTDTLEFTVRRVESKFPPYEKILPKNSTLSVVTDRGALISALERVDVIVRDFNRMVVLDIIPGSEMVLRGKAPDFGQAKEEIGAEAEGEKLRIAVNSKFFLEALKVMRDPEVKLSFNGQAGHMAVKRSDSDDFLCLIAPINLSEDELRMFDTEQNGADGI
- the recF gene encoding DNA replication/repair protein RecF (All proteins in this family for which functions are known are DNA-binding proteins that assist the filamentation of RecA onto DNA for the initiation of recombination or recombinational repair.) — encoded protein: MGFSRVRFNNFKNLEPREMRWSPGLNLLTGENGAGKTNILEGINIVSGWGPLERGAKTLSMPTWGSGSSEVQLTGELESGGIIRVKISRRYMLRLDDKSVTAADLRWNIPVLTFLPDDMSIVEGSSAFRRRLLDMLLALIVPSYAMRLAEYRRGVRQKAVFLKRGMPAMIADRALLPLAAWIWRMRIEGVKLLSSCLEGMSELTPVKITLSLKRGGAGFDDDCENDYAKAVIANRGREAAVKFPVVGPHRDDIIIMAGERLASEALSRGLRRRTAIAMMLAAADGVKRKIGRDPVLLLDEVTAELDSSGRTLLFESLLSRETQVFAATAEPFVEKFPGLIHRVSEGRVTESYEN